A DNA window from Roseovarius sp. Pro17 contains the following coding sequences:
- a CDS encoding site-specific integrase, whose product MGFRTYLEQVKSSTGKPLSKSTTRAILATLREFTLWLSQQDGFRSRIRASGADYFNLSRRDEAEARAAPTRPAPSVKQAKRALEMMPANTPREMRDKTVFGLLCLTGIRVDALISLRIKHVDLKEKSVAQNPREVVTKFGKNIDTFFARGFPEAEAALFAWMTHLDDEDLYGPDDPLFPATAIAANSNTGFTAEGFERRSWKSTEPVGKIVNTAFATASLSEFGPHAFRHVLARHATKTCPSVAEIVATSQNLGHTDVLTTLRSYGQISRERQRELITGESADDVLED is encoded by the coding sequence ATGGGCTTCCGCACCTATCTTGAGCAGGTCAAAAGTTCGACCGGTAAGCCTCTGAGCAAATCCACTACTCGCGCCATTCTGGCAACCTTGCGAGAATTCACGCTCTGGCTTTCTCAGCAAGATGGATTTCGCAGTCGTATTCGGGCGTCGGGCGCTGATTACTTCAACCTCTCCCGCCGCGATGAAGCCGAAGCCCGCGCCGCTCCCACGCGTCCAGCACCCAGCGTGAAACAGGCCAAACGGGCGCTTGAGATGATGCCCGCGAACACCCCACGCGAGATGCGCGACAAGACGGTCTTTGGTTTGCTGTGCCTGACCGGTATTCGGGTAGATGCGCTGATCTCTTTGCGTATCAAGCACGTCGATCTTAAAGAGAAATCCGTTGCACAAAACCCGCGCGAGGTGGTGACCAAGTTTGGAAAAAATATCGATACCTTCTTCGCAAGAGGTTTCCCGGAGGCCGAAGCCGCGCTGTTCGCATGGATGACACATCTCGACGACGAAGACCTTTATGGCCCGGACGATCCGCTGTTTCCGGCGACTGCTATTGCAGCGAACTCCAACACCGGCTTTACCGCAGAGGGCTTCGAGCGTCGATCTTGGAAAAGCACCGAACCGGTCGGCAAGATCGTCAACACCGCTTTTGCTACCGCAAGCCTTTCGGAATTCGGACCGCACGCTTTCCGCCACGTGCTAGCCCGCCATGCAACCAAGACCTGCCCCTCAGTCGCAGAAATCGTCGCAACATCCCAGAATCTCGGCCATACTGACGTGCTGACCACTCTGCGTAGCTACGGACAGATCAGTCGCGAGCGGCAGCGCGAACTCATTACAGGCGAGTCAGCGGATGATGTTCTAGAGGATTGA